The following are encoded in a window of Roseimicrobium gellanilyticum genomic DNA:
- the argF gene encoding ornithine carbamoyltransferase gives MKHLLSIEALTAGEITDIVELGAKLRKNRNATPQILNGQCWALIFNKSSTRTRVSFEVGIRELGGSVMFLSGADTQLGRGEPVKDTARVLGRMVHGAVIRTYAQADVEDFAKYSSLPTINALTDEEHPCQILADLQVMYERLGGWAGKRVCFLGDGDCNVARSWMWAAERLGFELVIGAPKQFQPPQSFMENFKSGMVKLEDDPVKAVSGVDVVYTDVWVSMGKEEESAHRLKILQPYQINSALMKHAAKDAIVMHCLPAYREKEITDEVLEQHADVIFHEAENRLHVQKAVICWMLRK, from the coding sequence ATGAAACATCTTCTTTCCATCGAAGCTCTCACCGCCGGTGAGATCACGGACATCGTCGAGCTCGGGGCCAAGCTGCGCAAAAATCGCAACGCTACCCCGCAGATTCTCAATGGCCAGTGCTGGGCACTCATCTTCAACAAATCCTCCACGCGCACGCGCGTGAGCTTTGAGGTCGGCATTCGCGAACTGGGCGGCAGTGTGATGTTCTTGAGCGGGGCGGACACACAGCTCGGTCGCGGCGAACCCGTGAAGGATACGGCCCGTGTGCTGGGCCGCATGGTGCACGGCGCTGTGATCCGCACCTACGCGCAGGCGGATGTGGAGGACTTCGCCAAGTACAGCAGCCTTCCGACCATCAATGCGCTTACGGACGAAGAGCATCCCTGCCAGATCCTCGCGGACCTGCAGGTGATGTACGAGCGTCTCGGTGGCTGGGCGGGAAAGCGCGTGTGTTTCCTCGGTGATGGCGATTGCAATGTGGCCCGCTCCTGGATGTGGGCTGCCGAACGTCTCGGCTTCGAACTCGTCATCGGCGCACCGAAGCAATTCCAGCCTCCGCAATCCTTCATGGAAAACTTCAAGTCCGGCATGGTGAAGCTGGAGGATGATCCCGTGAAGGCCGTGTCAGGCGTGGATGTGGTATACACCGACGTGTGGGTCAGCATGGGCAAGGAAGAGGAGAGCGCCCACCGCCTCAAGATCCTCCAACCCTACCAGATCAACAGCGCGCTCATGAAGCACGCCGCGAAGGATGCCATTGTCATGCATTGCCTGCCCGCTTACCGCGAGAAGGAAATCACCGACGAAGTGCTCGAGCAGCACGCCGACGTCATCTTCCACGAGGCAGAGAACCGCCTGCATGTGCAGAAGGCCGTCATCTGCTGGATGCTGCGGAAGTAG
- a CDS encoding aminotransferase class III-fold pyridoxal phosphate-dependent enzyme: MSDSLISKYVMPNYGRYDFWPERGQGARVWDKDGREYLDFAGGVAVCPLGHCHPEVVQAISQQAATLIHVSNWYNIRQQGELAQMLVEEVLGIPGKCFFSNSGAEANEGLIKLARKFGVTRPKADGSPRFEIITCTGSFHGRTFATMTATAQEKIHGGFGPLLPGFKYVPFNDAAELKAAVNENTVAILLEPVQGESGVNPVTPEFLRIAAQLRDQHDLLLLLDEVQCGLGRTGELAGWRSIVPGDEILPDAISWAKSIGSGYPLGSFWARDRSVGDAAGTRLCNLLSAGTHGTTYGGSPLACATGMATLKVILRDNLAAHAKAMGAFIAKEALAWKLPVLSEVRAFGFMIGFELNVPLIEANEDFKASGKVPSIWVAKLLMDACLLVVPAGPKVIRWLAPMNTIEAEAKEGLGIMQTVLSKLS, from the coding sequence ATGTCTGATTCCCTCATTTCAAAGTACGTCATGCCAAACTACGGACGGTACGACTTCTGGCCCGAGCGGGGCCAGGGCGCGCGCGTCTGGGACAAGGACGGACGCGAGTACCTCGACTTCGCCGGCGGTGTGGCGGTGTGTCCGCTCGGCCACTGTCACCCGGAAGTGGTGCAGGCCATCAGCCAGCAGGCAGCGACGCTGATTCACGTCTCCAACTGGTACAACATCCGTCAGCAAGGTGAGCTGGCGCAGATGCTGGTGGAAGAGGTGCTGGGCATTCCCGGCAAGTGCTTCTTCTCCAACAGCGGTGCCGAGGCGAATGAAGGTCTCATCAAGCTCGCTAGAAAGTTCGGTGTCACCCGGCCCAAGGCGGATGGTTCGCCACGCTTTGAGATCATCACCTGCACCGGCAGCTTCCACGGCCGGACCTTTGCCACCATGACGGCCACGGCGCAGGAGAAGATTCATGGCGGCTTCGGTCCGCTGCTTCCCGGCTTCAAGTACGTGCCTTTCAACGATGCTGCGGAGCTGAAAGCAGCCGTGAATGAAAACACCGTGGCCATCCTGCTGGAGCCCGTGCAGGGCGAGAGCGGCGTGAACCCGGTGACGCCCGAGTTCCTACGCATCGCGGCGCAGCTGCGCGATCAGCATGACCTGCTCCTGCTGCTCGATGAAGTGCAGTGTGGTCTCGGTCGTACCGGTGAACTCGCTGGATGGCGCAGCATTGTGCCAGGGGATGAGATTCTGCCGGATGCCATCAGTTGGGCGAAGTCCATCGGCAGCGGTTACCCGCTGGGTTCCTTCTGGGCGAGAGATCGCTCGGTCGGTGATGCCGCAGGCACCCGGCTTTGCAATCTCCTGAGTGCTGGCACGCACGGCACCACGTACGGCGGTTCACCGCTCGCATGTGCCACGGGCATGGCAACGCTCAAGGTCATCCTGCGTGACAACCTTGCCGCTCACGCGAAAGCCATGGGTGCCTTCATCGCGAAAGAAGCGCTGGCATGGAAATTGCCGGTGCTCAGCGAAGTGCGCGCCTTTGGTTTCATGATCGGATTTGAACTGAACGTGCCGCTCATCGAAGCCAATGAAGACTTCAAGGCGAGCGGCAAGGTGCCCTCCATCTGGGTGGCGAAGCTGCTCATGGATGCGTGTCTGCTGGTCGTGCCTGCTGGTCCGAAGGTCATTCGCTGGCTCGCTCCCATGAACACCATCGAAGCCGAGGCCAAGGAAGGCCTGGGCATCATGCAAACGGTGCTCTCCAAACTGTCCTAA
- the argB gene encoding acetylglutamate kinase, translating to MSLNDQISKAAVLLEALPYMQSFRGQTFLIKVGGSAMEEQSLVDSLLRDIVFLEAVGINPVLVHGGGKAINKAMKDSGLEAKFIGGLRVTDEATIRIVEETLARVINPDLVERIKALGGRAIGLPGTTVFSGQRMLGKDPATGEPADLGFVGEVTVCNTEVIDLAVAGEVVPVVSPVARELGTRNTLNVNADIAACALAKKLKATKLIFLSDVLGVMRDPKDNATLIPTLNEASITQLKKEGIISGGMIPKVDSALDSLHGGVGKVHMIDGRIPHSLVLECFTDRGIGTEITL from the coding sequence ATGAGCCTGAACGACCAGATTAGCAAAGCCGCCGTCCTTCTCGAAGCCCTGCCGTACATGCAGAGCTTCCGCGGCCAGACCTTCCTCATCAAGGTGGGTGGCAGCGCCATGGAAGAACAGTCTTTGGTGGACAGCCTGCTGCGCGACATCGTTTTCCTCGAGGCCGTGGGCATCAACCCTGTGCTGGTGCACGGTGGCGGCAAGGCCATCAACAAGGCCATGAAGGACTCCGGTTTGGAGGCCAAGTTCATCGGCGGCCTTCGCGTGACGGATGAAGCGACTATTCGCATCGTGGAAGAAACCCTGGCCCGGGTCATCAACCCTGATCTTGTGGAGCGCATCAAGGCGCTCGGCGGTCGTGCCATCGGCCTTCCCGGTACCACGGTGTTCTCAGGGCAGCGGATGCTCGGGAAGGATCCCGCCACGGGGGAACCCGCGGATCTCGGCTTTGTCGGAGAAGTCACCGTGTGCAACACGGAGGTCATCGACCTGGCCGTGGCCGGTGAGGTGGTGCCGGTGGTCTCACCGGTCGCTCGTGAGCTCGGTACCCGAAATACACTCAATGTGAATGCCGACATCGCGGCTTGCGCACTGGCAAAGAAACTGAAGGCCACCAAGCTCATTTTCCTCAGTGATGTGCTGGGCGTGATGCGTGATCCCAAGGACAACGCAACGCTCATCCCAACTTTGAACGAGGCTTCCATCACCCAGCTCAAGAAGGAAGGCATCATCTCTGGTGGCATGATTCCAAAGGTGGACAGCGCCCTGGACTCGCTACATGGCGGCGTGGGCAAGGTGCACATGATTGATGGACGCATCCCGCACTCACTGGTGCTGGAGTGCTTCACGGACCGGGGCATCGGCACGGAGATCACGCTGTGA
- the argJ gene encoding bifunctional glutamate N-acetyltransferase/amino-acid acetyltransferase ArgJ, whose product MSKEPPSAVEFPFKQIAGGVTAAKGFRAGAISCGIKNPTATRLDLALITSDLPTHTEACFTTNKVKAGCVRVSQQHVKVGDVRAIIANSGNANACTGPQGIADAKAMTKATADKLGVKMRQVLVCSTGIIGMPMPMQRVTPRIEDLVQSLKSGPAGSEDAMHAIMTSDTKPKTFAVEVECEGATFRVGGVAKGAGMICPNMATMLAFITTDAKIQAGELKKATNAAVEETFNRITIDGDTSTNDTVIVMANGASEVPLIKSKSPCTEIFRAALKHVMMNLAKMIVRDGERVTKFVEIRVHGAKTHRDAKAVAETVAKSMLVKCSFHGGDPNWGRVIHAVGYADARVREELVDIYFGGLCAAKGGLATSTPVKELEKVTAKANFTVTIDLNLGDACYNVFTTDLSEEYVDFNSSEYSAAVHSKRQTGLA is encoded by the coding sequence ATGAGCAAGGAGCCCCCATCCGCCGTTGAGTTTCCCTTCAAGCAGATCGCCGGTGGCGTGACTGCCGCGAAGGGTTTCCGCGCGGGCGCGATTTCCTGCGGCATCAAGAACCCCACGGCCACCCGGCTGGACTTGGCGCTCATCACCTCCGATCTGCCCACGCATACGGAGGCCTGTTTCACCACGAACAAGGTGAAGGCCGGATGCGTTCGCGTCTCGCAGCAACATGTGAAGGTGGGCGACGTGCGCGCCATCATCGCGAACAGCGGCAACGCCAACGCTTGCACCGGCCCCCAGGGCATCGCAGATGCCAAGGCCATGACGAAGGCCACGGCGGACAAGCTTGGCGTGAAAATGCGTCAGGTACTCGTGTGCTCCACCGGCATCATCGGCATGCCGATGCCCATGCAGAGGGTCACGCCGCGCATTGAGGATCTTGTGCAGTCTCTGAAATCCGGCCCGGCCGGTTCTGAGGACGCGATGCATGCCATCATGACCAGCGACACCAAGCCGAAGACATTCGCGGTCGAGGTGGAGTGCGAGGGCGCAACCTTCCGCGTGGGGGGCGTCGCCAAGGGCGCTGGCATGATCTGCCCGAACATGGCCACCATGCTGGCCTTCATCACCACGGACGCGAAGATTCAGGCGGGAGAGCTCAAGAAAGCCACGAACGCCGCCGTCGAAGAGACTTTCAACCGCATCACCATCGACGGTGATACCAGCACGAATGACACCGTGATTGTCATGGCGAATGGCGCCAGTGAGGTGCCGCTGATCAAGAGCAAGTCACCCTGCACGGAAATTTTCCGCGCCGCGCTGAAGCACGTGATGATGAACCTCGCCAAGATGATCGTGCGCGATGGCGAGCGCGTAACCAAGTTTGTAGAAATCCGCGTCCATGGAGCCAAGACCCACCGGGATGCCAAAGCCGTCGCTGAGACGGTTGCGAAGTCCATGCTGGTGAAGTGCTCCTTCCACGGTGGCGACCCGAACTGGGGCCGCGTCATCCACGCGGTCGGCTATGCCGACGCCCGGGTGAGGGAGGAGCTGGTGGACATCTACTTTGGAGGATTGTGCGCGGCCAAGGGCGGCCTGGCCACCTCTACTCCTGTGAAGGAGCTGGAGAAGGTCACCGCCAAGGCGAACTTCACCGTCACCATCGACCTGAATCTCGGCGACGCCTGCTACAACGTCTTCACCACGGACCTCAGCGAAGAGTACGTGGACTTCAACAGCAGCGAATACTCCGCTGCGGTACACTCGAAACGACAGACCGGACTGGCGTAA
- the argC gene encoding N-acetyl-gamma-glutamyl-phosphate reductase: MITYSAPSQKNMSSPVKVAVVGASGYSGRELLRLLLLHPHAEIVAVTSRALAGKPLVSEFPRLRGFPQAEALKFIAPDVAAIKALGATVAFLALPHGVAHEFAGPLLEAGLKVIDLSADFRLRDAKVYAEYYDHAHPAPALLDEAVYALSEWRADEIKNARLIACPGCYPTSVLVPLLPLLKAGLLDESPISVSSMSGVSGAGRKESIPFLFVECNESVRAYSVPKHRHVSEIGQELDLAAGRKVRFTFVTHLIPVNQGICTTIFAGLREGVTIDDVSAAYASAYAGRPFVRLLGKNQCPDTKNITSTNFIDVGWAFDERAGRLILMSTEDNLVKGASGQAVQNFNLVHGFPEETGLMVV, encoded by the coding sequence ATGATCACATACTCCGCCCCCTCCCAAAAAAACATGTCCTCCCCGGTGAAAGTCGCAGTGGTCGGCGCCAGTGGCTACTCAGGCAGAGAGCTCCTGCGTCTGTTGCTGCTGCACCCGCACGCGGAAATCGTGGCCGTGACCTCCCGGGCGCTGGCTGGAAAGCCGCTGGTGTCTGAGTTTCCCAGGTTGCGCGGATTCCCCCAGGCGGAGGCTCTGAAGTTCATCGCGCCGGACGTGGCGGCCATCAAAGCGCTGGGTGCGACGGTCGCCTTCCTCGCCCTGCCTCACGGCGTGGCGCATGAGTTTGCAGGTCCCCTGCTGGAGGCCGGGTTGAAGGTCATCGACCTCAGCGCGGACTTCCGTCTTCGGGATGCCAAGGTGTACGCGGAGTACTACGATCACGCGCATCCCGCGCCGGCCCTCCTGGATGAGGCGGTGTATGCCCTCTCCGAATGGCGGGCGGATGAGATCAAGAACGCCCGGCTCATTGCCTGTCCGGGCTGCTACCCGACCAGCGTGCTCGTTCCGCTGCTGCCGCTCTTGAAAGCAGGCTTGCTGGATGAGTCGCCCATTTCGGTTTCCAGCATGAGCGGCGTGAGCGGTGCTGGACGCAAGGAGAGCATCCCCTTCCTGTTCGTCGAGTGCAATGAGAGCGTACGCGCCTACAGCGTGCCGAAGCACCGGCACGTCAGTGAGATCGGCCAGGAGCTGGACCTCGCTGCCGGGCGAAAGGTGCGCTTCACCTTTGTGACGCATCTCATTCCGGTGAATCAGGGCATCTGCACCACCATTTTCGCCGGACTGCGCGAAGGCGTGACCATCGACGATGTGAGTGCCGCCTATGCCTCCGCGTACGCTGGCAGGCCCTTTGTGCGGCTGCTGGGCAAGAACCAGTGCCCGGACACGAAGAACATCACGAGCACCAATTTCATCGATGTGGGCTGGGCGTTCGACGAACGTGCCGGACGCCTCATTCTCATGAGCACGGAGGACAACCTGGTGAAGGGAGCCTCCGGCCAGGCCGTGCAAAACTTCAATCTCGTCCATGGATTCCCGGAAGAAACGGGCCTCATGGTCGTCTAA
- the hflX gene encoding GTPase HflX → MFDIREKPNLVESALLISACFRREDLGEAREMLEELKDLVSTLSIGIAEAVTVHVRDMSPRYLTGSGKAKELMDHAKALGCDAIIFDNELSPGQQRAWEEESGLCVIDRQEVILDIFNLRARTREARLQVALARMEYSMPRLTRMWAHLDRQRGAGGGGAGGAARGEGELQLEIDRRLANKRIEKLKADLIEVRKQRDTQRKERSRVPVPHGAIVGYTNAGKSSLLNLLTKSDVLAENKLFATLDTSTRRMEMPDGQQILLTDTVGFVRKLPHDLVQSFRATLEEANLADFLIHVVDASHESAEIFLQTTTEVLKELGAGDKKTILVFNKIDLVSDPARIQELQHRHPDAIMMSVKDGTGLDELLHRVHEMVFDRVVRLDLRLPMHRLDLLALAHQEGKVLHEDYEADAAVVQCVVPKRLVSRFTPFAV, encoded by the coding sequence ATGTTCGACATTCGCGAAAAACCCAATCTCGTTGAGAGCGCCCTGCTCATCAGCGCCTGCTTTCGCCGTGAAGACCTCGGGGAGGCTCGCGAGATGCTGGAGGAGTTGAAGGATCTGGTCAGCACCTTGAGCATCGGCATCGCGGAAGCAGTGACCGTCCACGTGCGCGACATGAGTCCCCGCTACCTGACAGGCTCAGGCAAGGCGAAGGAACTCATGGATCACGCCAAGGCGCTGGGCTGTGATGCCATCATTTTTGACAACGAGCTGAGCCCCGGACAACAGCGCGCCTGGGAAGAAGAATCCGGCCTGTGTGTCATCGACCGGCAGGAGGTCATCCTGGACATCTTCAATCTCCGCGCACGCACGCGTGAGGCACGCCTGCAGGTGGCCCTGGCGCGCATGGAGTACTCCATGCCGCGACTCACCCGCATGTGGGCGCACCTGGACCGCCAGCGTGGTGCTGGCGGCGGTGGCGCCGGCGGTGCCGCACGTGGTGAAGGTGAACTCCAGTTGGAAATCGACCGCCGACTGGCCAACAAGCGCATTGAGAAACTCAAGGCGGACCTCATTGAGGTTCGCAAGCAGCGCGACACCCAGCGCAAGGAGCGCAGCCGTGTGCCCGTGCCGCATGGCGCCATTGTCGGCTACACAAACGCGGGCAAATCCTCCCTGCTGAACCTGCTGACCAAGAGCGATGTGCTCGCGGAGAACAAGCTTTTCGCCACGCTGGATACCAGCACCCGGCGCATGGAGATGCCGGACGGCCAGCAAATCCTGCTCACAGACACCGTCGGTTTCGTGCGCAAGCTGCCTCACGATCTGGTGCAGAGTTTCCGTGCCACTCTGGAGGAGGCGAATCTCGCCGACTTCCTCATCCACGTGGTGGACGCCTCTCATGAGAGCGCGGAAATCTTTCTCCAAACCACCACCGAAGTCCTCAAGGAGCTGGGCGCTGGAGATAAGAAGACCATCCTCGTCTTCAACAAGATTGATCTCGTCAGCGACCCGGCCCGCATTCAGGAACTCCAGCACCGCCATCCGGACGCCATCATGATGTCCGTGAAGGACGGCACGGGACTGGATGAGTTGCTCCACCGCGTTCACGAAATGGTCTTTGACCGGGTGGTGCGGCTCGACCTGCGCCTCCCGATGCACCGCCTCGACCTTCTCGCGCTCGCGCATCAGGAAGGCAAGGTGTTGCACGAGGACTATGAGGCAGACGCCGCAGTGGTGCAGTGCGTAGTGCCCAAGCGACTGGTGTCGCGTTTCACGCCATTCGCCGTTTAA
- a CDS encoding polysaccharide deacetylase family protein, with protein MRMQPLTDSHAKLNGNSTRIVHLSQSDFRDGGLVSTERKPASVSIDLDNLWAYLKTAGVSGWESYPGYLNEVTPRILQTLGKFDINATFFVVGRDAANPENAPALRAIADAGHEIGNHSFDHEPWMPLYSDAELAADFNKSEAAILEATGQRPRGFRGPGFCTSGRMRDVLRLRGYEYDASLLPTFLGPIARYYFQLVSRLPGKEKGKRSLLYGGFSNGTMPLRPFEIRPGLMEVPVTTMPISRLPVHLSYLLFLAQHSDALARLYWRIATTLCRMSNVGPSLLLHPTDFMDLNDAPAMSYFPAMRIPVARKQALVEFVLSSLRKRWNVGTVADHAAAFRKMPANVIPMPISTLPAPESLPSPVTAAMSRHA; from the coding sequence ATGAGAATGCAGCCTCTCACCGACTCCCACGCGAAATTGAATGGAAATTCAACGCGCATCGTGCACCTGAGCCAGTCGGACTTCCGTGATGGCGGTCTCGTGAGCACTGAACGCAAGCCTGCGAGCGTCTCCATCGACCTCGACAATCTCTGGGCCTATCTCAAGACCGCGGGTGTGTCCGGTTGGGAATCCTATCCCGGCTATCTCAATGAAGTGACGCCGCGTATTCTTCAGACGCTCGGCAAGTTCGACATCAACGCGACCTTCTTCGTCGTGGGACGTGACGCCGCGAATCCGGAGAACGCTCCTGCACTTCGCGCCATTGCAGACGCCGGCCACGAAATCGGCAATCACTCCTTCGACCACGAGCCATGGATGCCCCTCTACAGCGACGCGGAGCTTGCCGCTGACTTCAACAAATCTGAAGCCGCCATCCTCGAAGCGACCGGTCAGCGTCCTCGTGGTTTCCGTGGCCCGGGCTTCTGCACGTCCGGCCGTATGCGCGATGTGCTCCGCCTACGCGGCTATGAGTACGATGCCTCCCTGCTACCGACCTTCCTTGGCCCCATTGCGCGCTACTACTTCCAGCTCGTGTCCCGCCTTCCCGGCAAGGAGAAGGGCAAGCGCTCCCTGCTCTACGGAGGTTTCTCCAACGGAACGATGCCGCTGCGTCCCTTCGAGATTCGTCCGGGTCTCATGGAAGTGCCGGTGACCACGATGCCGATCTCCCGCCTGCCCGTGCACTTGAGCTACCTGCTCTTCCTTGCACAGCATTCGGATGCCCTGGCCCGCCTCTACTGGCGCATCGCCACCACACTGTGCCGCATGAGCAATGTGGGCCCTTCGCTGCTGCTGCATCCCACGGACTTCATGGATCTCAATGATGCGCCGGCGATGAGCTACTTCCCCGCGATGCGCATCCCGGTCGCCCGGAAGCAGGCGCTGGTCGAGTTCGTCCTGAGCAGCCTGCGCAAGCGTTGGAACGTCGGCACCGTCGCAGACCATGCCGCCGCCTTCCGCAAGATGCCAGCCAACGTGATCCCAATGCCGATCTCCACCCTGCCGGCCCCCGAGTCACTCCCCTCGCCCGTCACTGCAGCAATGTCCCGCCACGCCTGA
- a CDS encoding glycosyltransferase, with protein sequence MPANMSPVSIVLPAYNEEKDLPLLLERLQKTMSATGRPYRIVVVDDGSADRTAEIAEEAAKRMPVHLVRHPKNQGLGRAIQTGLTEARQFGGFIVTMDADNSHDPCYIDQMVRVLEEQPVDVVIASRYQRGSVIKGVPYYRQVLSLGCFVMMKSILPFRNVRDYSTGFRVYRASVISRLVQQFGDQLVEVSGFACMLELLAKLRIIGAKAVEIPYTLRYDQKAGVSKLRLFRTLRQYWTVVSKFRTAASAGIVIGGSPSRKLATMGARP encoded by the coding sequence ATGCCTGCGAACATGAGTCCTGTTTCCATCGTCCTTCCCGCGTACAACGAGGAGAAGGACCTGCCCCTCCTGCTTGAGCGCCTGCAAAAGACCATGTCTGCCACCGGCCGCCCCTACCGCATCGTGGTCGTGGATGATGGCTCCGCCGATCGCACGGCGGAGATTGCTGAAGAAGCAGCGAAGCGCATGCCTGTGCATCTCGTCCGCCATCCGAAGAACCAGGGTTTGGGCCGCGCCATCCAGACCGGACTCACCGAGGCACGCCAGTTCGGCGGCTTCATCGTGACCATGGATGCGGACAACTCACATGACCCCTGCTACATCGACCAGATGGTGCGCGTGCTCGAAGAGCAGCCCGTGGATGTGGTGATTGCCTCCCGCTACCAGCGCGGCAGCGTCATCAAGGGCGTGCCCTACTACCGCCAGGTGCTGAGCCTTGGATGCTTCGTGATGATGAAGTCCATCCTTCCGTTCCGCAACGTGCGCGACTATTCCACCGGCTTCCGCGTGTACCGCGCCTCCGTCATCAGCCGCCTCGTGCAGCAGTTTGGCGATCAGCTCGTGGAAGTCTCCGGATTCGCCTGCATGCTGGAACTGCTGGCCAAGCTCCGCATCATCGGCGCGAAGGCCGTGGAAATCCCGTACACACTCCGCTACGACCAGAAGGCAGGTGTGAGCAAGTTGCGCCTCTTCCGCACGCTCCGCCAGTACTGGACGGTGGTGAGCAAGTTCCGCACAGCCGCCAGCGCCGGCATCGTCATCGGCGGTTCTCCAAGCCGCAAGCTCGCCACCATGGGTGCGAGGCCCTGA
- a CDS encoding FAD-dependent oxidoreductase, with protein sequence MTANHSLSTTGKHHSSHTNVAVIGGGISGLTSAFRLAQSGRKVTLYEGSGQLGGLGTFFKHEGRTFEKFYHCMLPSDGPLLALLEDLKLRDDTYWKPTTFGYWHDSKVLPLNKPVDLLKFSPLSFIDRLRVGFTGVYGRMVSDKGLDDISAVDWLTKLSGKSAFNTFWKPMLQAKFGDRFEQVPALWFWSRFNREKGDAKGEEKGYIRGGYKRIVDTLEARLRALGVDIRMNEPVVSVDLDATSHPVLVTENGKRRFDRVVVTSPWPIFQKSAGSHLRSVMPEMRKEIDYQGVINCLLFLRRPLTPHYWVATPQEQFPFDGAIESSTLTEEGDRGKGRHLVYLTKYLHRTDARMAESEDVIATRWWASLKQVFPDLRDEDLETRFVFKAPFVEPIFTKGYLKQRPPESLVPGRIYLSTTAQLYPTVTAWNGAVGQANRTIEIMEADEKAGATTAVSVEMLAA encoded by the coding sequence ATGACTGCCAACCACTCACTCAGCACCACCGGCAAGCATCACAGCTCGCACACGAACGTGGCCGTGATTGGTGGAGGCATCTCTGGACTGACCTCCGCCTTCCGCCTGGCCCAGTCCGGCAGGAAGGTGACGCTCTACGAAGGCAGTGGCCAGCTCGGCGGCCTGGGCACCTTCTTCAAGCATGAGGGACGCACCTTTGAAAAGTTCTACCACTGCATGTTGCCCAGTGACGGACCGCTCCTCGCGCTGCTCGAAGATCTGAAGCTGCGTGACGACACCTACTGGAAGCCAACCACCTTCGGCTACTGGCATGACTCCAAGGTGCTGCCTCTGAACAAGCCGGTGGACCTGCTGAAATTTTCTCCACTCAGCTTCATCGACCGCCTGCGCGTGGGCTTCACGGGCGTGTACGGCCGCATGGTGTCGGACAAGGGCCTGGATGACATCTCCGCAGTGGACTGGCTCACCAAGCTCTCCGGCAAGAGCGCCTTCAACACCTTCTGGAAGCCCATGCTGCAGGCAAAGTTTGGCGACCGCTTCGAGCAGGTGCCGGCCTTGTGGTTCTGGTCACGCTTCAACCGCGAAAAAGGCGATGCCAAGGGCGAAGAAAAAGGCTATATCCGCGGTGGCTACAAGCGCATTGTCGACACTCTCGAAGCACGACTGCGCGCCTTGGGGGTGGATATCCGCATGAATGAACCTGTGGTGAGCGTGGACCTGGATGCCACGAGCCATCCGGTGCTTGTCACGGAGAACGGAAAGCGACGCTTCGACCGTGTGGTGGTGACCTCCCCCTGGCCCATCTTCCAGAAATCTGCCGGATCACATCTGCGCTCGGTGATGCCGGAGATGCGGAAGGAGATCGACTACCAGGGAGTGATCAACTGCCTCCTCTTCCTGCGCCGCCCCCTCACTCCACACTACTGGGTCGCCACGCCGCAGGAGCAGTTCCCCTTTGATGGAGCCATCGAGAGCTCCACTCTCACGGAGGAAGGTGACCGCGGGAAAGGCCGCCACCTCGTGTATCTCACGAAGTATCTCCACCGCACAGACGCTCGCATGGCGGAGTCTGAGGATGTCATCGCCACGCGCTGGTGGGCTTCGCTGAAACAAGTGTTCCCAGATCTGCGCGATGAGGATCTGGAGACGCGCTTCGTCTTCAAAGCGCCCTTCGTGGAGCCCATCTTCACGAAAGGCTATCTGAAGCAACGGCCGCCCGAGTCACTCGTTCCGGGCCGCATCTATCTCTCCACGACAGCCCAGCTTTACCCGACGGTCACCGCATGGAATGGCGCCGTGGGACAGGCCAACCGCACCATTGAGATCATGGAGGCGGATGAGAAGGCTGGCGCCACTACTGCGGTCAGTGTGGAGATGCTGGCGGCGTGA